The proteins below are encoded in one region of Candidatus Deferrimicrobiaceae bacterium:
- a CDS encoding ferritin family protein, translating to MKKGSAKPASGSIAQGWKKALRNEIEGREFYRMAAANARLDGVRQMFTFLMEEEERHREAILEQIDRMEEGKRPRLVRKASGKREIRKFRSPLFPPDFVAKGKKAEGEAAALSIGMTLERRAIEQFAALRKTVKGDAAAEKVFDDLIAWEREHLEILTRQYEQLREMYWEEARFWPF from the coding sequence ATGAAAAAGGGATCGGCGAAGCCCGCGTCCGGATCGATCGCGCAAGGATGGAAGAAGGCGCTGAGGAACGAGATCGAGGGACGGGAGTTCTACCGGATGGCGGCCGCGAACGCCCGCCTCGACGGCGTGCGTCAGATGTTCACCTTCCTGATGGAGGAGGAGGAGCGCCACCGCGAGGCGATCCTCGAGCAGATCGACAGGATGGAGGAGGGGAAACGCCCCCGGCTCGTCCGGAAAGCGTCCGGGAAGAGGGAGATCCGGAAATTTCGAAGCCCTCTTTTCCCTCCGGACTTTGTGGCCAAGGGAAAGAAGGCGGAGGGAGAGGCCGCCGCGCTTTCGATCGGAATGACGCTCGAAAGGCGCGCCATCGAGCAGTTCGCCGCCCTCCGGAAGACCGTGAAGGGGGACGCGGCCGCGGAGAAGGTGTTCGACGACCTGATCGCGTGGGAGCGGGAGCACCTGGAGATCCTCACGCGCCAGTACGAGCAGCTCCGGGAGATGTACTGGGAGGAGGCCAGGTTCTGGCCTTTCTGA
- the folE gene encoding GTP cyclohydrolase I FolE: MQELTRDLLIKIGEDPEREGLKNTPERFEKAIRFLTSGYHQDPREVLQRAIFHENYDEMVTVKDLDFFSLCEHHILPFFGKCHVAYIPKKNIVGLSKIARVVELYSRRLQVQERLTQEIATAIMDTLQPHGVAVVIEAFHLCMIMRGVEKQNSKAVTSAMLGVFRTRQSTRMEFMELIKPTLNILR, translated from the coding sequence ATGCAGGAACTCACGCGCGACTTGCTCATCAAGATCGGGGAGGACCCCGAACGCGAGGGGCTCAAAAATACTCCGGAGCGGTTCGAAAAGGCGATCCGCTTCCTCACCTCCGGGTACCACCAGGATCCGCGGGAAGTGCTTCAGCGCGCCATCTTCCACGAGAACTACGACGAGATGGTGACCGTCAAGGACCTCGACTTCTTCTCCCTCTGCGAGCACCACATCCTTCCCTTCTTCGGAAAGTGCCACGTGGCGTATATTCCGAAAAAGAACATCGTCGGGCTGTCGAAGATCGCACGCGTGGTCGAGCTGTACTCCCGCCGCCTGCAGGTGCAGGAGCGCCTGACCCAGGAGATCGCCACGGCGATCATGGACACGCTGCAGCCCCACGGGGTGGCGGTCGTCATCGAGGCGTTCCATCTCTGCATGATCATGCGGGGGGTGGAGAAGCAGAACTCCAAGGCGGTCACCTCCGCCATGCTCGGCGTCTTCCGGACGCGGCAGTCCACGCGGATGGAGTTCATGGAGCTCATCAAGCCGACCCTGAACATCCTGCGGTGA